ATGGTTCCTAGTCCCAACTTTGAATGCCAGGTGCTGGATCTAGATGCAGTTTCACCATAATGCGCCCCCCCTCCCGCCCAGGGTTGACATGTGGAAATTTAATCCCCATTGTGATGGGGAATTCAATCCAGCTATTGTGTTTAGAGGGGGTGTGTTTGAGGCGATTAAAATCAAACGGAGCCCCATGATCTAGCACTGGCGGCTCTATAGACCGCCCCAAAGATGCACATTCACGTATGTGCTCTTGCCATGTGGTGTCCTGACCCACCTCAGGATTCTGCCAGCAAGATGGCCAGCACCAGATGTGGCTGTTCAACCCTGGACCTCTGAGCCCCTGCCCAAGGCTGCGTGTGGtaacacactcacatatacacccAGAATGAGGCAGCTGGGGCATCAAGACTAATCAGATTGTTAGGTCCGGTCATTAGAACTTCTGCCGTGCTGGTACTGGGGAGAGCAAAGGCATTCACACACTACAGGCTGGCTCTCTAGGGCCTGCACAAGGAAAATGGCAGCTACCACTCCAAATCCCAGATGTTCCAGGCCAGGCTGACTCAGTCTGCTAGTGCAGCTGGGCACAGGCTAGCTGCACAGCCCTGGTGAGCGCTGGTGGACTGATTCCGGCAAGATAGAGGAAACCCATGTGCCTGGAAATGGCCAGGGTGGGGGTACTGAGCACGGGTGGAGTTGATGGGACACACAGGGAGGGTGACAGTTCGAGACTCTAGTGGGCACATCTTCAGTCCTAGGAGACAGGCACATGGATGTGGTGACCAATAGTCTGTCCCAGGTTGGAGTGGCTAGCCAGAGCAGGACCAGAAGCCTTtcgtacatgctaggcaagaggaAAGGGGACAGCCTACGGGTGGAGGACCATATGCAACAGTAACTCAACACCTCAAATACAAGCTAGGACCCGGTTCTAAAAACCACCCAAATGCTTTAATAGCTGGCCCCCAGGGCCCAGTCTCATCAAAACCCTTAAATACAGCAAGAGCCGCAGCTTGCCAGTCACCAGCTGAGCTCAGCCCACTGTAGGGAGGTGGCCCCAAGAGCCTTGGAAATACTTGAGTCCCCAGTCTATCTTGCATTTGAGTTGCATTGAGTTGACACAGCCTGTCAGGTCCCTGCAGCTGCTTGTTACAACTTTATTGGGGTGTGAGATGCAGCCCAGATAGGTCACAGATATGAATCCAGAGCAGACTCGGGGTCTTCAGGCTAGGTCCCTGAACCAGCAGTGGATACGGGGAAGTGTGTACAAGCTATATGTACCACTCTAAGGTAACCAGGTCCCAAAACACATGAAGACTTGACAAGGTTCTGCCGGCCTCAGTCTCAATATCCCACAGCCTGAGTGAGGTCAAAGGCCTGTCCTGGGCAAGCAGCAGACCAAATCATAACAGGTTTATGTCAGACATCATCCCACAACAACCCTTGTGAGGTAGGCTGTGTTGTCTTATTCTACAAATGGGGAGCAAGGGCTCAGGAGAGGTGAAATGTTTGCCCATGACACGCAACAAGGAACACAGCAGCCAGATTCAAGGCCAAGTCAGGTTGGCTCCAATGCCCACAGGTTTCTCAAGGGAAGGAATCCTTTCCAAAGATCCAAGTTCAAAAGTCTCTGCCCAGTTAGGCGGGCCCAGCCCTATTATCCACTCCTAGCCCTGGGCAGTTGGATGTTAGGACAGGTACACAGTGGTCCCCAGGTGGTTGATGGTCCCAACACTAGCTACCAATGCTACAGATGATGGCTCTGGCTGCCTAGGAGCTGGGGGTGAGGAGAAGGCCGGTCTGGTCCTGAGGCCTTGTGGCCCCAAGTAGGCAGTGCCACACCATTGAGCCAGGCGTTTTCCAACAGGCTGCGGAAGCGTGCCCTCAAAGTGGGGCCTGGTGGGCTGGTGCTGGTGCCAGAGCTAGGTGAGGGATCGCGTGATCCTTCCCCACTAGTCGCCTCGGATTTCTCAGGGCCAGGCATTAGTGGCTTCTTCCCTGGCTTCTTGACCTTGGGGGCTGGTGACTTATGAGCCAGGGCTTGGCTTTCTGGGTCATCTCTGGTCACTGTGGGTTCTGACGGGGATAAAATTCTGGCCTCCGTTTCAGAGCCACctacaaaagagaaacacagtcaGACTGTAAAATCCAAACTTCAAGGTCTCACTTCCCAGCCTCAAAGTGACCTAAATCAAGGTTTCGCTTGCCCCAGAACAGCAGATGGAACCCCTCGGTGTCACAACCGTCACAGGCAGCCAGTCTTCATATGTGGCCATTGACAGACCAGTGGGAGCTTGCTGAAAAGTCACGCTCCTTCCCACGGACACCACCAGAGCTCCACCTGATGAGGATGCTGCTTGGGAGCCAAACTGAGATGAAAGGATGCTTGCAGGTTAGGAAACACTGGCTGGACATCTCACCAAAAAGGAGGCTATGCCACACGAGAGCCATCACctttctgccaaaaaaaaaaaaaaaaaacaggacaggagccaaagACCAGGCTGCCAGGAAAACAGTTCAGATGGAGAAAGACTCCTTAGGCTGCCAGGAGAGCACAGGAACCCAACAGAAGCAAACCTGATCCGCACCTCTAAGAAaaggtcaaaaaaagaaaaaagaaaaaaaaattagatcgctcaaacataaaaaaaaaaggtcattacACAACACCCGCCCCCAGGGGTCATGAGAACCCACAGCTCAGGGAGGGAGTGTGGGCCAGCTAGGACCCCGTTCCATGGCAGTACTTTGCCTCAGAGAGGCCCATGGCACAGTGCCTAGCTACTTAAGGAAGTAAAATATATTGCTCAGGAACACGGCTGGGTAAGGGGCTGGGTGGCAGGAGTGTGCGACATCAGGCAGTAAAGACTCTGGAATCTAGAAATCAGTTTActgacacagagaaagcctggtCACCTTCACCTTGTCATGGCCTAGGAAACCGGAGTGTCCCTAACACACAACAGTGCAGCACATGTGTCCTCTAGGAcatgaaaagttaaaaatgaaaataaaagcacgTTCCACAGCTGAgcaatggtggcatatgcctgtaatccggCACTAGAGAGAAAGGAGCATCATAAGTTTGAGGATACTCTGGGTTATATGGTGGGATGCTTTCAAAACCAGAGTGCTACTGAAGAAGCAGGACGATGCATTATTGTGTAGGAAAGGGGAGCCACCAACAATTCTCCAATCCAGGGCAACAGGGGTGAATGTAAGTGCCAGGAgacaagagaaaacacacattcaAAGGCATGTGCTTATGTGGAGCATGGAGCCCTGCCAGATCCTGGGCATGGAAGGTGAATGAGGATGCTTTACCAGGACTGAAAAGACTGCAGGCGGGAAGTAAGCTCAGTGCAAAGCTGAGGCCTGTGGATTGGGACGAGTATAAAGCAGGCCCAGGTGCCAAGGGACAGAACTCAGCAGGTTATTTAGAACTACTGCTCAGACGGAAGACCCTGGAAGGGAAAACTTGGGGTGGAAAACATGGCCTGGCCGAAGTGCCAGCTGCCTACACAAGACATAGAAATTGCAAgtcccgggctggagagatggcttagtggttaagagcagtcccaaaagttcggttcccagcaaccacgtggtggctcacaaccatttgtgatgatatctggcaccctcttccagcctgcaggcacacatacagacagaataccaagactactgtatacatgataaataaataaatctttaaaaaaaaaaaaaagaaaaaagaaaaatttgcaaaTCCGGAAGGAGGCCATCCACAAGGGGGCGAAGAACATTTCCATGTAAATAGATCTCATTGATGCCTAAATGGTCAAGAAGGCAAGGAAAGTCCTCAAGTCCCTGGAACCCCACCCTTTGCTCCAGCCTAAGTTTCTGGAATCATTCAGACCCTTGCCCACCGTCCACACGAGCAGTACACACACCTGTCACTCGTTCACACAGCTCCAGTGGCTACAGGGCAGCCCCATGCTCACCCAGCTGGCGGCGTACACAGTCATGCCACTGCAGGCCCAGCAGGTCAGGGTAGATATCAGGCAGCTGGCGCAGTGCCAGCAGCTTCAGCATGCGTGAGGTGCAGCCATGTAAGGCGCGTTCACGCAAGGCACGCTCCTCTGAGAGCGTAGTGGGTCGTAGCTCCACACGATGCTCCTGAAGCACGTGGTCCACAGAGGCAGGTGGCAACTTTGGAAAGAGACGCTCCTTCACCAGATGGATGGGCACAAAGATGGCACCCGCTCGTACCACATGGGGGAAGGGGCACTGCTGTGTACACAGAAACCTCTGTAGCTGCGACAGCAGCTTGTCTAGTAGCCCCTGCACACCCTGACAGTCCTGCCACGCAGCCTGGCCCCATGGCCCGGTTGTCTCAAGCCACTCGCGCAGTTTTTCTGGTGGAGAGTGGGCCACGGCGCCAGAGATGGCATCACAGAGGGACGTGTGCAGCCCTGTAAAGTGCTGTTCTAGGGAGTCTGCTCGGGCTGCAGTGGAGACCTGAGCAGTGGCGGGAGCAGGTCCCGAGGCTGGGGCAGGGGCCATAGCAGGTgatggagcaggagcaggagcagaagcTGGGGCCGGGGAGGCCACAGCTATGGCTGGTGGGCTTGGCAGGGCCAGGTTGAAGCACGCCACTGGCAAAGGCTGAGTGAGAATCTGGAGTCCCACGGGCACAGAGGGTGGGTTGGGTGCAGGCTGGGCAGGGGCAGGAGCTGGGGTAGGTGGGGATGGGACAACAGCTGCAGGTAAGGGTGCAGGACGGAGTATCTTGAATTTTCGGAACATGAAGGCCACAGAGCTGTGGAAATTGGTACTTGGTGTGGTTTCTGTGGCCACTTCAGATATTTCTGTGACCATCTTTTTTAGGCCCGGCAGAGCTGACTCTGTGTTTTCCGTACCTGGCCCATCCACAGCTTCAGGGGACTTATGTGCCTCAGGACTAATGACCCTGGCAGGAACAGCTTCAACCACAGACTTCTTCACACTCAAGTCCAGAGCCACCTCCTCACGAAGAGAGCAGGGAGGCCCAGAGGTCTCATCCTGGACAGGCAGGGTCCCCTTGCAATCTTTGTCTTGGCTCTTACTGGTGGCTGAAGTGGAGTATTGCTCGGCTGTGGGCTCTGGGGTCTGCACATCCAGGTAGTCACGGTAGGGGGCCAGACTAAAAACATTGTCAATCACAGGCATTGGTGGAGAGCTGGGAGGCCTGGCACCTTTCTGTGGAAGAGACTGGCGCTCCTTGGCACAGGGGTGCAGTGCTGGTGAAGTGTGGGGACCTGGACTGTCTCGGATGACAATAGGTACCCCAGGACGCTCATCAGGTCTGGGCTGTGGTTGTTCTTTCCTGCAGCTGGGTAGCCATGTCTTCTCTTGCGCTTCCGGTGCTGACTTCTCTGCAGTTCTCATAGGCTCAGAGCacggctggctggctggcaaagGCTGGCATGTTCGCTGGAAGGCACTGGGCTGTGGCACTGGTTGCACACTGTTCTGGGAATGGGAAGGTGGTGTTCCCCCAAGCCCTGGGGATGCCCCATAGAGAGAGAGGTCATCCCTGGCATAAGGGAAACCCAAAGTTTGGGGGACAAAGTCCAGTGGACACCTTGGAGCAAGAGGGGGTTCCAGCTTGAGCCCTGGTGAGGGTGCTGGGAGAGGTGCAGAGGAGTAGGAATAAGTGTCTATCCCAACAGGGGGCAAGTAGGGGGCCTGAGATGCCTGTTGCCTCAGGTAGGGACTTCCCAGTCCACCAGCTTGGTATGCAGCCCCCTTGTGTGCTCCCAGAGGTGGCAGTGGGAGCAGAGAGCCGTAGTTACCCTGCTTCTCTGGGTGACGACAAGAAGGAGGGCAGGGCAAGGCCTGTGGCGGTGGGGGCAGTGGATAGTGGGGTGGCACTGCATCCTGGCAAGGGGGTCCCAGAGGCTGGGCAAGCTGGGTCCAAGGACTGGAGGGTCCCTCAGATATTGATTGCTTGGAATCCCCAGAATAGGGAGCTGTGTACTTCGAAGCCAGGAAACCTGGGCCGTGGATGGTTCGATACTTCTCCAGGATTGTCTGGCATGGAGAAAAAGTCAGAGAGGGGTCTTTGCCAGGTGCCCCAGTTGGCAGTCCATGCAAGAATGACCCATCCAGGGGCTGGCCCttgccaggagctggggctaGTGAACAGGGTGGGTCAGCAGAGGGCAACAGGGGCCCAGCCACCAGGGTCCAGTCAACATCCAATGGTCTCTTTGCTCCCCCATCCCCTAGACAAGTGGACAGTCCGTAACACAAAGGGCTGCGGTAGACAGGCTTGGGAGCTGCCAGTGGAGGGCCTGGGTATGCATGAGCTTGGGCACCAAAGGGCAGAAGCTCACTGGTCTCTTGTATCTTTTCAGAGCCTTCTGGCGGAGGGCGATAGAGCAGGCAGTTTGTCAATAGGTTGTCAGTCCGGAGTGGGGATCCTGCCACACCAGTGGGGTACAAGGGTGGGTATGGGGTCCAGGATGCCAACCGCTCAGATCCTGCCTTGGAAGTACCCCCTATGGGGCAGGAGAAGTATGCACCCTTATAATTGCAGGAGTCCTGGTTGCCAGCAGGAAGGGGCAGGCAATGTCCAGGCCCTGGGTCTGGTTCCAGGCGGGGCAGCTTGCCATATATCACAGGCCCCAGAGGCCCCAGGGGCCGCTTCTCTGCCATTACTGTGAAGGTGTCAAGCCCTCCTGAACCCCTGGACTGGACTTGTTgacctgggagagaggagagacaaagaTAGTTAGAGCACAAGCTACTCGTAAACAAGTAGAGGCCCTCTCTGACTTGTTGCCTCCCAGGACTCTGGCCCTTAGCAATACTCAGCTCGGACTGAATGGAGGAGCTGCCACGCAGTTTTCTGACTCTTTGTTTCTGGTCATCGTTTTTAAAGTATAACAATTACATGGACTGTGGCTTATATACAAGTCCACACAACCATTGTAGGGGCCACTTTCTGTTCATTTAACTGCCAGGAAGCCTCCCTTGGGGTTCTGGGCAGTGCTGGAAGGTTAGTTGCCTTGGccccctgctctgcctcccaggtagACCTACCTATCCCAAAATAACTGATGAAAGGATGGCACAGGAAGTGGGTTGCCCTTCTCTACTGGTTCCTATTCCAAGATGCCACCGGTCTCATAACGCTCCTACAGCCAAGACATAGAATCTCTGCGCTGCCTACAAATTTAGTTTCTTCTAACGCTTTATTGACCCGCTTGTCTTACAAAAAACCAACACCTCAAAACCAGGTCCCCAGAACCAGAACCAATGCTGACAACCAGTCCTGGATGGATAGAGCAGTCCCTTCCAAGAGGctacctctccagtcctcagCAGGAGGGTCAAAGCTGACCAGCAGATGGCGCTGTGGTGCCAACAGGATGGTCCTGGGCTGGGGAGGCGTGTCCGTGTTCATCTCCAGGCCTGGTGCACATGATGCACGGGAGTGGGGGTGCATGCCTGGGGAGATGTGACGGGAGGCCCCAAGGGCCCAGAGTCCTAGCTGGCAACTacttcctctgtttcctctgtACTTAGTCACCGACAGACTAAGTGAGCGAAAAAGAATGCATGGGTATTCTTCCCTTGGAGCCTTTCCCACTTTTCCTTAATAAACCTGGCTTCTAtttgaaagaaaaggcaaacacaaCACAGAGGCAAATCCAAAGGAGGATGAGGATCAGTGTCCACAGTGGTCACAGGCACTTTCTCCACAACAGGCATCCATGACTTATGGGCAGCTagctccagcagaggctatctcCTCTTCCTCCGGAGTGAGCACTCCCACCCCCTACAACTCCCAGTGGCTGGCTTAGAAAAGGATAAAAGGGATCGATATTCCTGAGTAGGCCACAGGTTACGTGTCACATGCTTCTGTCACCAGCTTGCAGGGACcagctttctcctttccaggCTATTGGGGTTCAGAGTTAGGCCAGTAAGaggacaacatttttttttttaaagaagtaaagggTAGTATGGCAGGCCCATTCCCACCCCAGCAGATGGCAGCACAGAGGCCCTCTAGACAACAAGGACCTGTGTCCTAAGGGGAAGTCCCCATCCTAGACTGCTGTATGTTTTATggttagttttgctttgtttttgttgggtttttttcttttctgactaagcctaattatttttctcttgctgtcctggaactcactaagcagcccaaattggccttgaaccGCGGTCCACCCTCCTCgcttccctggtgctgagattgattaaaaatgtgcaccgcAAGGCTTGCATGGTTTGGAGGGTACCAAGCCCGCTCTATCCTCGGGGAGCTCTGGGTTAATTAAGGGCTGGCTCTGGTCTCAACTCCACCAATGCCACTTGGGAACTGCTCTAACCATCAGTCCCAGGAGACCTCCTCTCCCGGGCTCAGCCCAACCCGTGCATGCCCTTTGCCCTAGAGACTTCCTGAGAACCAGCCACCGGGGACCCTCGAGAGTCTTTGTAGGAGTGAGGGCTCCAAAGAGCTAGACCCAGGCTCTGAAAGGCGAGGAGGTAACATTATGTCCTGCCAGTAGGATGGAAAGCTCCCCCAAAGGAGGCCCCACCCCATTCAGACAGCAGCCAAAATGAAGGTGCCTTCCGGACACTAAGGTGGCCTCGGGCGCTTGGAGAAGGTAGGGCCACAGGTGATCCTTCAGTGGGGATGACAAGTTCTACTAGTTCTTACATGAGTTCTAACTACAGCCAGAACCCAGGGCAGGGTCAAGCGCCTGCCACACTCTGCTCTTTCCCccgggggtggggaagggaggggggaggacaaaCAACTCCGTGGGTCCCTTTCTATTTCCACGTCACATCCTTGGGGCCTCAGGAAGAGCGCTTTTCCAGCCGAGTTGAGGCCGGCATCCGTATTCTCTCAGCTCTAAGGGACGCCGGCTGTCTTCTAAAACTCTTTGCCAGTTGAGGCTCTTAGCTCTCCAGACACCGAACATGAGACAGCCCACAGTTCCCAGTTTAAGAAGAAGGGTCTCTAGACGCGCCACCACTGAATTTCCTTCTACCGGCCCCGCCTATGACCATCGAGCCTGCGGCCCATAGCCGGCTTTGCTATGGAACCGGCGCCCCACGACACGCCAAGCTTCCGGGTGTCCCCGAATCTATCTCTCCGGGGCTCTGCGACGCACGTGCACCCCAGCAGGCTGACACACAGCCTGCCACCACGCACGCAAAGCCGTTCGTGCACGTACGTGCACGGCCCGAATCTGCACACATGCCCCCCACCGCGCAACTATGCTCGTCCGTAGCTAGGGCACACGTGTGCAAGCCAGGAGGTTAGCCCTCGGAGCCCCCAACGGGATCGACGCCCGATGAGACCAAGAGGGTGGGGGGCCCGTCTACCCACAGAGTCCGGGCAGCCACCTCCTTCGGGGCGATCCCGCCAACCTGGGCTGCAGCCAGAGAGTGAGTCAAGCGGTGGCGAAGAAACCGCAGGCGGTCCTGTTCCAACAGGGCTCGTCCACGGCCCCGCCGCACCTCTGCGCCCGCAGCCACCAGtcccaagccccacccccaccccgaatCGGCGCCGGGCAATCCGCGTGAGCCCGGCCCAGCGAGAGGCCCGAGGGATCCGCCTGACTCCCCGCCAGCCCTACACCCGGGCACTGCTGGGGCTCCGAGGCTCTACCAGGCCCTAGGAGCATCCAAGTCCTGGCAAAGTCTGGGCAGCAGCACGACCGGGCCCCGCAGCCTGACCGCCCGAAGCCTCAGCACCTGGGCCCGGGCCCCTGCGCTGCGTCCCGGGGACTGCCGGTAGGGGCGCCCTGGGGCAGGGCCACCCGCCCCTCGCCCACGCGCCGACCGCAAACTCGGCCCAAGTTTCCGCGCCCGCCGGGCAGGAGAGCTCCTACCTTCAGAGCACCAAGCTTCTGGAGGCTGGCACCCGGGACCACGGCCCCATCCTCCAGCGCCACCTAGGCTGCGGGTCCCTGTCCGTCCGGCCTTGCGCGGGAAGTCACGGCAGGCACCTAGCACAGAGCCACGCTCCGCGCTGCCGTTCGCGCCGCCGCCGGGCGCCGTCTGTGGTCCCGGGCGGGGCGGGCCAGGGGCGGAGCGGGGGCGGGGCGGCCCGTTGGGTGGGGGCAGAACCCGGCTGTGCCTCTGGGAGCCTGCGCTCCCTTGGGCCCTCCCGTGCCGAAGGCCTGAGTGGAACCAACTTTCCCGCGACCCGGCCTCTGGCTTTGTACACTGCCTTCACTCGCCTAGCTCCTCGAACGTCTGCCCCGAGGGCAGTCATAAGCCCTCATTCAGTCGTTCcgttagatcattcattccttgCCACTTTCTAGCCATGCGACCTTAGACCTGCCACTTAAACTCCAGGAACTTCAAGTTTCCTCATTGGTAAAAGTGGTATTGTCTCATAGAAATGGCAAGGCTGGCAGCCTTCGAAAAGACACATGGCACACAAACTGGGGTATGGTGATTTACAACTGTAAACCCTAGCATTTGGGAATTGCCCAGACTTTGTGCTGAGCCTGGGATACCTAGCAAtactctttgttgttttgttttgctttgctttgtttgagacaaggtttcactatgtagctgtggtCTGGGAACtgcactctatagaccaggctcacagaaatccgcctgtctctgcctccccagtgctgagattaacaaaactcttaacaataaaaaaaatcaaaacgagccaggtggtggtggggcatgcctttaatgccagcctggtctacagagccagttccaggacagctaagggctgttgcacaaagaaaccctgtctttaaaaaaaatcaatagacgggcggtggtggcgcacgcctttaatcccagcactcgggaggcagaggcaggcggatctctgtgagttcgNNNNNNNNNNNNNNNNNNNNNNNNNNNNNNNNNNNNNNNNNNNNNNNNNNNNNNNNNNNNNNNNNNNNNNNNNNNNNNNNNNNNNNNNNNNNNNNNNNNNNNNNNNNNNNNNNNNaaaaaaaaaaaaaaatcaatagataaataaacaattgGTTAGTTAGTTAATTAGTTAAAAAGATGCCACAAGGGAACCCTGACACCCTTGACCAGAACTACTTCGTTAGGAAGTTGGAAGGAAGGAGGCCTCATCAGGACAAGACAAACTACCTACAAATGCATCTCATCTCCTGTTAGCAATTTCCTTACCCGGAGTGGACCAGGAATGAGGCTCTGGGGGTGTTGCCAAGTGACCTTGATGGGTATCTGACCCTTTTTGCAGATGACTCCAGAACCAGCCAGAGCATGAACAACCTGGAAGGTGGATGGGATGAAGCAGCCCTCGCCAGAAAAGATTTGCTGCAGAAAGGGGACGGGAGACCAGCTGTGTCTGTTAGCCCGGATGATAGCCACCAGGTTGTGGAACCTTGCACTGTTTGCCACTACTccaattttaaagaaatctgaTACCTGTAGTTCTAAGACTGCCCAAAGGCCAAGGCAGGGGcagccagagagggaggagaatggGTGAACGGCATACATACAGATCAAAATGAGTGCAGGGCAAAACCACTCAGACACCACCCTGAACCACACAGGTCAGGGCTGCCTGAGTCAAAGCAAAACAGGGCTGAGCAGACAGGTGTGGGAGCAGCTGGAGCTGAGGAGGCGGGGCCGGGCTTCAGGTAGGtctaggaagaggaagtgagatcacCCAAGGGGGGTTATCTCTTGGATTGGAGTTGGAAGATATTTTTACAAATAGAGGTTGGGAAGGGGAGACTCTTGAGGGAGTTGGGGGTTTCCCAGCCACAGTGCAGGCTGGAACAACAACCCAGATTGCCTGGGGTTTGTATTTTCAGGTACTTTAACAccagtctgtgtgtctgtgccctgCCAGCTCTGGGTCATGCCAGATCTGAGAGCCCTCTCTCAAGCGGTTATTGTTTCCTGCTCTCACACCTCACTAACTCTGCCCTTCCCACCCTACTGCATAGCACCTACTCCTACCTGCTGTtagctgggaggaaggaagacagcgTCCTTGGCTCTGTGGTCTAGAACTCTCAGGTTGTGGGCCCCAGTAGGAGGCCCATCAGACCAGGATGATCCTGCAAGACCCTAGGGCCCAGCTAAGACTTCAGCCCTCCCCCCATTTTGTCTCAATTCAGAAACATCTCAAAGACAGTTGTCACACTAATCAGCTTGTCTGTTCCTTGTTGACATCACTTAAAAACTCCGGATGACCAAAGAAAGGACGCAGGATGGAGGACTTGAGAGCCACTAGCAATTCCCTGGGCCTTAACTCGCTCAGCACAAAGCAGAGCCACCTGCCTTATGTAGACCACAGCATCAGCATCCAGCAACACCCGTGAGAAACTGTTCATAAACTGCAAGAGACTCTGGAGCGCTGGGCAATACGAACTCCTCAAGTCTCGGGCTTTGGCCTTCTCTCTTTGCCCCAAGGGTCACGTACAGAGTCCGTAGCAGATAAAGGTAGCCCTTTCAAGGTGACTTGAGGGCCCCCTGAGTTTGTGAACATTGTGGCCTTGGAGAGATAGTAATGTTTTGTCTGGAAGGTGAAGTCACGGAGTCAGAGCAGTAAAGAGAAGAGTTTAACGTGTTGCCACAGGGGAGGGGGAACCTAGGAAAGCAGAAGCCTGGCACGTGGAATCTGCGTACTCAGAAGGCTAAGAGATGGGGAGCTGAGTACAAGGCAGGTTTGCATGacagtgagttccaaaccagcctggcctacagtgtGGGCATCTGtccaaaaagcaaaattaaataaaacacaaagtaaaacagaaaagttCAGAGAGGGTTCTACTCC
This genomic window from Microtus ochrogaster isolate Prairie Vole_2 unplaced genomic scaffold, MicOch1.0 UNK49, whole genome shotgun sequence contains:
- the CUNH15orf39 gene encoding uncharacterized protein C15orf39 homolog isoform X1, producing MAEKRPLGPLGPVIYGKLPRLEPDPGPGHCLPLPAGNQDSCNYKGAYFSCPIGGTSKAGSERLASWTPYPPLYPTGVAGSPLRTDNLLTNCLLYRPPPEGSEKIQETSELLPFGAQAHAYPGPPLAAPKPVYRSPLCYGLSTCLGDGGAKRPLDVDWTLVAGPLLPSADPPCSLAPAPGKGQPLDGSFLHGLPTGAPGKDPSLTFSPCQTILEKYRTIHGPGFLASKYTAPYSGDSKQSISEGPSSPWTQLAQPLGPPCQDAVPPHYPLPPPPQALPCPPSCRHPEKQGNYGSLLPLPPLGAHKGAAYQAGGLGSPYLRQQASQAPYLPPVGIDTYSYSSAPLPAPSPGLKLEPPLAPRCPLDFVPQTLGFPYARDDLSLYGASPGLGGTPPSHSQNSVQPVPQPSAFQRTCQPLPASQPCSEPMRTAEKSAPEAQEKTWLPSCRKEQPQPRPDERPGVPIVIRDSPGPHTSPALHPCAKERQSLPQKGARPPSSPPMPVIDNVFSLAPYRDYLDVQTPEPTAEQYSTSATSKSQDKDCKGTLPVQDETSGPPCSLREEVALDLSVKKSVVEAVPARVISPEAHKSPEAVDGPGTENTESALPGLKKMVTEISEVATETTPSTNFHSSVAFMFRKFKILRPAPLPAAVVPSPPTPAPAPAQPAPNPPSVPVGLQILTQPLPVACFNLALPSPPAIAVASPAPASAPAPAPSPAMAPAPASGPAPATAQVSTAARADSLEQHFTGLHTSLCDAISGAVAHSPPEKLREWLETTGPWGQAAWQDCQGVQGLLDKLLSQLQRFLCTQQCPFPHVVRAGAIFVPIHLVKERLFPKLPPASVDHVLQEHRVELRPTTLSEERALRERALHGCTSRMLKLLALRQLPDIYPDLLGLQWHDCVRRQLGGSETEARILSPSEPTVTRDDPESQALAHKSPAPKVKKPGKKPLMPGPEKSEATSGEGSRDPSPSSGTSTSPPGPTLRARFRSLLENAWLNGVALPTWGHKASGPDRPSPHPQLLGSQSHHL
- the CUNH15orf39 gene encoding uncharacterized protein C15orf39 homolog isoform X2; this encodes MAEKRPLGPLGPVIYGKLPRLEPDPGPGHCLPLPAGNQDSCNYKGAYFSCPIGGTSKAGSERLASWTPYPPLYPTGVAGSPLRTDNLLTNCLLYRPPPEGSEKIQETSELLPFGAQAHAYPGPPLAAPKPVYRSPLCYGLSTCLGDGGAKRPLDVDWTLVAGPLLPSADPPCSLAPAPGKGQPLDGSFLHGLPTGAPGKDPSLTFSPCQTILEKYRTIHGPGFLASKYTAPYSGDSKQSISEGPSSPWTQLAQPLGPPCQDAVPPHYPLPPPPQALPCPPSCRHPEKQGNYGSLLPLPPLGAHKGAAYQAGGLGSPYLRQQASQAPYLPPVGIDTYSYSSAPLPAPSPGLKLEPPLAPRCPLDFVPQTLGFPYARDDLSLYGASPGLGGTPPSHSQNSVQPVPQPSAFQRTCQPLPASQPCSEPMRTAEKSAPEAQEKTWLPSCRKEQPQPRPDERPGVPIVIRDSPGPHTSPALHPCAKERQSLPQKGARPPSSPPMPVIDNVFSLAPYRDYLDVQTPEPTAEQYSTSATSKSQDKDCKGTLPVQDETSGPPCSLREEVALDLSVKKSVVEAVPARVISPEAHKSPEAVDGPGTENTESALPGLKKMVTEISEVATETTPSTNFHSSVAFMFRKFKILRPAPLPAAVVPSPPTPAPAPAQPAPNPPSVPVGLQILTQPLPVACFNLALPSPPAIAVASPAPASAPAPAPSPAMAPAPASGPAPATAQVSTAARADSLEQHFTGLHTSLCDAISGAVAHSPPEKLREWLETTGPWGQAAWQDCQGVQGLLDKLLSQLQRFLCTQQCPFPHVVRAGAIFVPIHLVKERLFPKLPPASVDHVLQEHRVELRPTTLSEERALRERALHGCTSRMLKLLALRQLPDIYPDLLGLQWHDCVRRQLGEHGAAL